One region of Priestia megaterium genomic DNA includes:
- a CDS encoding FixH family protein, translating into MKKRISISIISLCLLLTACGQEPAQSTNAEQPKPLDVNLQGPEALQKNESGIYKAEVTYGDEKVKNDDVEMIEFEIEKKDGEGKGKMLKPKQIGKGVYEIQTSFSEPGTYTVQSHVSAKGTHNMPLITVTVK; encoded by the coding sequence ATGAAAAAAAGAATAAGTATATCTATAATCAGTCTTTGTTTACTTTTAACAGCCTGTGGTCAGGAACCTGCTCAAAGCACAAATGCTGAGCAGCCAAAACCGTTGGACGTAAACCTTCAAGGCCCAGAGGCGTTACAGAAAAATGAAAGCGGTATCTACAAAGCCGAAGTTACATATGGAGACGAAAAAGTAAAAAATGATGACGTTGAGATGATTGAATTTGAAATAGAGAAAAAAGATGGCGAAGGGAAAGGGAAGATGTTAAAGCCGAAACAAATAGGAAAAGGTGTATATGAGATACAAACATCTTTCTCTGAGCCTGGCACATATACCGTGCAGTCACATGTTTCTGCAAAAGGGACGCATAACATGCCTCTTATAACCGTTACGGTTAAATAA
- a CDS encoding aminotransferase-like domain-containing protein, which produces MSLKYLKIMEEIKLGLANGSLIAGGKLPSVRRLSHHFSCSKNTVIKAYSELEKEHLIYSVPKSGYYVVAEFQHRTNENEVIDFLSAGPDKNVMPYLEFQHCINQAIEHYKEELFTYSDQQGSYSLRVQLVKHLQSLQVFTQAERLVVVSGSQQALHLLVSMPFPNGKNNILIEQPTYFGFIESLTLHQTTTFGIELSMEGIDLERLEYIFRNNDIKFFYIIPRFHNPLGHCYTNFEKKKIVELAEKYDVYIVEDDFLGDLDPDAKSDPLFSFNPSGRVIYIKSFSKIFLPGLRIAAIVLPSLMNSNFLRYKFSSDFNSSALSQGALEIYLKSGMFTSHLKKIKEVYHTKMQTLVEACDSLLPAHTHFSKPPSGFYLSISLPEHVKAKQIVHMLNEQHIYVDDASRFFLPEYKRDTLIRLSISQVNKNTIKRGIEQLAQCITLIDDRKHHPIPNNLFPL; this is translated from the coding sequence ATGAGTTTGAAATATCTAAAAATCATGGAAGAAATTAAGCTTGGCCTAGCAAATGGATCGCTTATTGCAGGTGGTAAACTCCCTTCTGTTCGCCGACTCTCCCACCATTTTTCGTGCAGCAAGAATACCGTTATTAAAGCGTACAGCGAATTAGAAAAAGAGCATTTAATTTATTCTGTTCCTAAAAGCGGCTACTACGTTGTGGCAGAATTTCAACATAGGACGAATGAAAACGAAGTGATTGATTTCTTGTCTGCTGGTCCAGATAAAAACGTTATGCCTTATCTTGAATTTCAGCATTGTATAAACCAAGCAATTGAACACTACAAAGAAGAGCTTTTTACATACTCTGATCAACAAGGCTCTTACTCATTGCGGGTACAGTTAGTGAAACACTTGCAGAGCCTACAGGTGTTCACTCAAGCTGAAAGGTTAGTTGTTGTATCTGGGTCTCAGCAAGCTCTTCACTTATTAGTTTCTATGCCATTTCCAAATGGAAAAAATAATATCCTGATTGAACAGCCCACTTATTTCGGTTTTATCGAGTCTCTTACCCTGCACCAAACTACTACTTTTGGGATCGAGCTATCGATGGAAGGGATTGATCTTGAACGTTTGGAGTACATTTTTCGAAATAATGACATAAAATTTTTCTATATTATTCCAAGATTCCATAATCCTCTTGGACATTGTTATACAAATTTCGAGAAGAAAAAAATCGTGGAGCTGGCCGAAAAATACGATGTATATATAGTCGAGGATGACTTTTTGGGCGACCTTGATCCCGATGCAAAATCAGATCCTTTATTTTCTTTTAATCCTTCTGGACGAGTCATTTATATTAAAAGCTTTTCGAAAATTTTTCTTCCTGGGTTACGCATTGCTGCTATCGTGCTTCCTTCGTTAATGAATAGCAACTTTTTACGCTATAAATTCAGTTCAGATTTTAATAGTTCAGCGCTTTCCCAAGGTGCTCTTGAAATTTATTTAAAAAGCGGCATGTTTACTAGTCATCTTAAAAAGATAAAAGAGGTATACCATACCAAAATGCAAACTCTTGTAGAAGCATGTGATTCACTGCTGCCCGCTCATACACATTTTTCTAAGCCACCTTCAGGATTCTATTTATCCATTAGTTTGCCTGAGCATGTGAAAGCAAAACAGATTGTCCACATGCTAAACGAGCAGCACATATATGTTGATGATGCTTCTAGATTTTTTTTACCAGAATATAAACGAGACACTCTTATCCGATTAAGCATCTCACAAGTAAATAAGAATACGATCAAACGAGGGATTGAACAGCTGGCTCAGTGTATTACTTTAATTGATGATAGAAAACATCATCCTATTCCAAATAACCTTTTCCCCTTGTAG
- a CDS encoding transglycosylase domain-containing protein has protein sequence MRKFILAFLVVVLIVMLGVTYVLKQFQQTADLSYSKLQSVQSTVVYDKNDRKIDELYKTVPRQNVSSNEIPDYVKMAFVATEDRRFYKHFGIDLQGIGRALFKNIVTMSKAEGASTITQQLARNLYLSSDKTIKRKVDEMFLSLGLERQFTKDQILELYLNQIYFGSGVYGIGAASQIYFNKPVSDLTVGEAALLAGLPKAPSTYSPSNSTEKATARRNVVLKLMHDQNVISDTQYQQALNERVVEPSIPVKKPNSNQAFIDYVIKEAAQQYGVSADDLYKGGYAIYTDLDPNLQESINNSVANHTFRDDAINSKVEVGISAVNPKTGGISAMYGGRSYERNGLNRATSGYQLGSAIKPLAVYGPALETGDYTPTSLLSDERQDFGGGYSPKNAEGEYQKHVTMREALTRSLNVPAVWLLKQIGIDTSAKFMEKAGLPLEDDDKSKLGLALGGTTTTFSPLQLAQGYTTFANKGVMTKPYAIRKIEMRDGEVKKPDIQTERVMSEENADTMTSMLQDVIEKSYGTGVNARSSRDAAGKTGTTNDVKDAWFVGYTDDAVVSIHAGFDNANSTQTTKYLSGGGGQDPATLFSSIMNNW, from the coding sequence ATGAGGAAATTTATTTTAGCCTTTTTAGTCGTTGTTTTAATTGTAATGCTAGGAGTTACCTATGTATTAAAGCAATTTCAGCAAACGGCTGATTTATCTTACTCGAAACTGCAGTCGGTTCAAAGTACGGTAGTCTATGACAAAAATGACCGTAAGATTGACGAATTGTATAAAACCGTTCCCCGTCAAAATGTTTCGAGCAATGAAATTCCCGATTATGTAAAAATGGCGTTTGTTGCAACGGAAGACCGTCGCTTTTACAAGCATTTTGGGATTGATTTACAAGGTATTGGCCGCGCCCTTTTTAAGAACATTGTAACAATGAGTAAAGCTGAAGGCGCAAGTACCATTACACAGCAGTTAGCAAGAAATCTTTACTTATCTAGTGATAAGACCATTAAACGTAAAGTAGATGAAATGTTTCTATCACTAGGCTTAGAAAGACAATTTACAAAAGATCAAATTTTGGAATTATATTTAAATCAAATTTATTTCGGAAGCGGTGTATACGGTATTGGTGCAGCTTCTCAGATTTATTTTAATAAGCCTGTATCAGATTTAACCGTAGGCGAAGCTGCGCTTTTAGCAGGACTCCCAAAAGCGCCGAGTACGTATTCACCAAGCAATAGTACAGAAAAAGCAACAGCCCGACGAAACGTTGTATTGAAACTGATGCATGACCAAAACGTTATTAGCGATACTCAGTATCAGCAAGCGTTAAATGAACGTGTAGTCGAGCCTAGTATTCCGGTTAAAAAACCGAACTCAAATCAAGCATTTATTGATTATGTAATTAAAGAAGCTGCTCAACAATATGGCGTATCTGCTGATGACCTTTATAAGGGTGGTTATGCCATCTATACAGATTTAGATCCTAATTTACAGGAATCGATTAATAACTCTGTAGCAAATCATACGTTCCGAGATGATGCCATCAACAGTAAAGTAGAGGTTGGGATTTCAGCTGTCAACCCTAAAACAGGTGGGATTTCAGCGATGTATGGAGGACGCAGCTATGAGCGAAACGGCTTAAACCGTGCTACAAGCGGCTATCAGCTTGGTTCAGCTATTAAGCCTTTAGCCGTATATGGTCCAGCCTTAGAAACTGGAGATTATACACCAACTTCACTCTTAAGTGACGAACGACAAGACTTTGGCGGTGGATATAGCCCTAAAAACGCAGAAGGTGAATATCAAAAGCATGTGACAATGCGTGAAGCACTTACTCGTTCACTTAACGTTCCAGCTGTTTGGCTTTTAAAACAAATTGGTATTGATACAAGCGCAAAATTCATGGAAAAAGCTGGACTTCCTCTTGAAGATGACGATAAGTCAAAATTAGGGCTTGCTCTTGGAGGAACGACGACAACGTTCTCTCCCCTTCAGTTAGCACAAGGATATACAACCTTCGCTAACAAAGGCGTCATGACTAAGCCGTACGCAATTCGAAAAATTGAGATGCGCGACGGTGAAGTGAAAAAGCCAGACATTCAGACAGAGCGAGTAATGAGTGAAGAAAATGCGGATACAATGACATCCATGCTGCAAGACGTAATTGAAAAAAGCTATGGAACAGGTGTTAACGCTCGTTCTTCACGAGATGCTGCAGGTAAAACCGGTACAACCAACGACGTCAAAGATGCTTGGTTTGTCGGGTATACCGATGATGCAGTCGTTTCTATCCACGCTGGCTTTGATAATGCTAATTCTACGCAAACAACGAAATACTTATCAGGCGGCGGCGGACAAGACCCTGCTACACTGTTTAGCTCAATTATGAATAACTGGTAA
- a CDS encoding ABC transporter ATP-binding protein: protein MNTQKGIHFSFKKLWLLTNPPTGKLLISFILALINTGASLSIPLVIKEVMEKIAVGVSPQLIAGLLGLFAAQMATSAVSLYLLAQVGQGVVKELRHKVWNKLIKLPVSFYDQNRSGEMVSRITNDTTIVMNLLSTEMIDFVKNILSIIVAIVILFTLDVPMTLILLAVIPVMFVLVMPLARKIHKISREQQDKMSKLTAFLAQMLSEIRLIKVSGSEKKEVDSGLQSFQSLYLFGVKRAKIEAIITPIISTVMTAVMIAIVGFGAYRVSEGFITAGELVAFVLYLFQIMVPVGSLTRFVTSFQQTKGASERIFDILAEKEENYENGEVLEQVGSLRFDKVAFQYEDKPVLQEVSFSAKKGEVTAFVGPSGAGKSTVFSLIERFYEPSSGHIFLDGTDSQNVNLRSWRHLFSYVQQDSPILAGTIRENLIYGLERHVTDEEIEEAAKLANAHHFIQSFEAQYETMIGERGINLSGGQRQRIAIARALLRNPQFLLLDEATASLDSESEKLVQESLETVMKERTSLVIAHRLSTVINADQIVVIEEGQVTGSGTHKELLASHSFYRRLVEQQFQTSL, encoded by the coding sequence ATGAATACGCAAAAAGGAATTCATTTTTCATTTAAAAAATTATGGTTGCTAACGAACCCTCCGACAGGAAAGCTACTCATTTCGTTCATACTGGCCTTAATTAATACCGGAGCGTCGCTTTCTATTCCTCTTGTCATTAAAGAAGTGATGGAGAAAATTGCAGTAGGCGTCTCACCGCAGCTTATAGCAGGACTCCTTGGTTTATTTGCTGCTCAAATGGCAACAAGCGCAGTATCTCTTTATCTCCTTGCTCAAGTAGGCCAAGGTGTTGTAAAAGAACTCAGACATAAAGTGTGGAACAAGCTCATAAAGCTTCCGGTTTCATTTTACGACCAAAATCGTTCCGGTGAAATGGTAAGCCGCATTACAAATGATACAACCATTGTGATGAACTTATTGTCAACAGAAATGATTGACTTTGTTAAAAATATTTTATCTATTATCGTTGCCATTGTTATTTTATTTACGCTTGATGTACCCATGACGCTCATTTTATTAGCGGTTATTCCCGTTATGTTTGTACTGGTTATGCCGCTAGCGAGAAAAATACATAAAATTTCACGTGAGCAGCAGGATAAAATGTCCAAGCTTACAGCTTTTTTAGCTCAAATGCTGAGTGAAATCCGCTTGATTAAAGTATCCGGTTCAGAGAAAAAAGAAGTTGATTCCGGCTTACAATCGTTTCAGTCACTCTACCTCTTCGGTGTAAAGAGAGCTAAAATTGAAGCTATCATTACACCGATTATTAGCACGGTGATGACCGCTGTTATGATTGCCATCGTCGGGTTTGGCGCATACCGGGTGAGTGAGGGATTTATCACTGCAGGAGAGCTGGTGGCTTTTGTTCTTTACCTTTTTCAAATTATGGTTCCGGTTGGTTCACTTACCCGATTTGTTACGAGCTTTCAGCAAACTAAAGGAGCTTCAGAAAGAATCTTTGATATATTAGCTGAGAAAGAAGAGAACTATGAAAATGGAGAAGTGCTTGAACAGGTAGGGAGTTTAAGGTTCGATAAAGTTGCTTTTCAATATGAAGATAAACCCGTATTGCAGGAAGTTTCATTTTCTGCTAAAAAAGGAGAAGTTACCGCTTTTGTTGGACCTAGCGGAGCTGGAAAATCTACTGTTTTTTCTCTTATCGAACGCTTTTATGAGCCTTCATCGGGTCACATATTCTTGGATGGAACAGACAGTCAAAACGTCAACTTACGTTCGTGGCGTCACCTATTTAGCTATGTTCAGCAAGATTCTCCGATTTTAGCAGGAACAATTCGAGAAAATCTCATTTACGGATTAGAGCGGCATGTGACGGATGAAGAAATAGAAGAAGCAGCAAAGTTAGCGAATGCTCATCATTTCATTCAGTCCTTTGAAGCTCAATATGAAACAATGATTGGAGAAAGAGGTATTAATCTCTCAGGAGGACAGCGACAGCGTATTGCAATTGCCCGGGCGCTGTTACGCAATCCTCAGTTTTTATTACTGGACGAAGCGACAGCTAGCTTGGACTCCGAATCAGAAAAGCTTGTGCAAGAGTCATTGGAGACAGTAATGAAAGAACGCACATCACTCGTCATTGCCCATCGTCTATCTACGGTCATTAATGCGGACCAAATTGTTGTAATAGAAGAAGGGCAAGTTACAGGAAGCGGAACGCATAAAGAGCTGTTAGCCTCTCATTCTTTTTACCGGCGTTTGGTAGAGCAGCAGTTTCAAACATCCCTATAG
- a CDS encoding type 1 glutamine amidotransferase domain-containing protein — MARVLAVLSSGYEEKDYHTGWWAEELFAPLQKLENAGHTVDLASPFGGKPELDVRSISEDFDPDGTYKKLYESGRADQTMKLEEVDAENYDVILVVGGHGAMFDLAKNVDLHALMNKVYDNGGILAAECHGPSVFAFLKGSDDELLIKGLDVTGYPDEIEPEEVLPFLPYSLEQELREVANYIPEMDKKAYAVWANDQIVTSRDPFSSELMGDELVKKLNK; from the coding sequence ATGGCAAGAGTGTTAGCTGTATTATCAAGCGGATACGAAGAGAAAGATTATCACACAGGTTGGTGGGCAGAAGAATTATTTGCTCCGCTGCAAAAGCTTGAGAACGCAGGACACACCGTTGACTTAGCCTCACCTTTTGGAGGTAAGCCGGAACTAGACGTTCGAAGTATTTCAGAAGACTTTGATCCAGACGGAACGTATAAGAAATTATATGAGTCAGGAAGAGCGGATCAGACAATGAAACTTGAAGAAGTAGATGCTGAGAACTATGACGTTATCTTAGTAGTAGGCGGCCACGGCGCTATGTTTGACTTAGCAAAAAATGTGGACTTGCATGCACTTATGAACAAAGTGTACGACAACGGAGGTATTTTAGCAGCTGAGTGTCACGGACCTTCTGTGTTTGCTTTCTTGAAAGGATCCGATGATGAACTGTTAATTAAAGGACTAGACGTAACCGGTTATCCTGATGAAATTGAACCGGAAGAAGTACTTCCCTTTTTACCATACAGTTTAGAACAAGAACTTCGTGAAGTGGCTAATTACATCCCTGAGATGGATAAAAAAGCATATGCTGTTTGGGCAAATGATCAAATTGTCACAAGCCGAGATCCTTTTTCTTCTGAGTTAATGGGTGATGAATTAGTTAAAAAGCTAAATAAATAA
- a CDS encoding polysaccharide biosynthesis protein: protein MNTFLKGTFILAGAAFAGELIEFLVNMVLARELGREGMGMYMTVLPIIFLIATVANLELPISISKFLAEHHRKEHQHMMKHATIFATAVSLGIFFITLAVLAAFPFFSHYHPYLKWVVLCFIPVVSFSAVLRGYFTGKNNMTTIAVSNFIRKAFQLTILFVVFQMFAFTDVKMSLFIAICTLIGTEAVILLYFFITYVTQLSVLSRGHRPLLSPSEIRKKLLGVSLPTTGLRLFNAVCNAIQPFLIKHALVLSGMTLTGATQHFGMLTGVAMSIGFFPAFFAHSLLVALIPAVSEAHAKNQEEQLQRLLTQSMQMTFLYGIPSIVAMYFFAEPLTNLFFHSTEAVYYLKALWPYFLFHFFAVPLQAYLIGLGYVKDAFYHTIWSHIVSFSLMFFLGSQTNIGMQGIIIGMNCGVVVLTVLHYVTICKVINVSFFSLKHKTHLS, encoded by the coding sequence ATGAACACTTTTTTAAAAGGAACGTTTATTCTAGCAGGTGCTGCCTTTGCAGGAGAGTTAATTGAATTTCTTGTAAATATGGTACTTGCTAGAGAATTAGGAAGGGAAGGCATGGGCATGTACATGACTGTTCTTCCTATCATTTTTCTTATTGCCACCGTAGCCAACTTAGAACTGCCTATTTCTATTTCTAAATTTCTTGCTGAACATCATCGCAAAGAACATCAGCATATGATGAAGCATGCCACCATTTTTGCGACTGCTGTGAGCTTGGGGATCTTTTTTATTACACTGGCCGTATTAGCAGCCTTTCCATTTTTCAGTCACTATCATCCTTACTTGAAATGGGTTGTACTATGTTTCATTCCGGTTGTTTCATTTTCAGCGGTGCTTCGTGGATATTTTACGGGTAAAAATAATATGACGACCATCGCTGTGTCTAATTTTATTCGCAAAGCCTTTCAGCTAACTATTTTATTTGTTGTTTTTCAAATGTTCGCTTTCACAGATGTTAAAATGTCTCTGTTTATTGCGATTTGTACACTGATTGGAACCGAAGCTGTTATTTTGCTTTATTTTTTTATCACGTATGTTACTCAGTTAAGTGTTTTATCAAGAGGGCACAGGCCTCTGCTTTCTCCAAGTGAGATTCGGAAAAAGCTGTTAGGCGTCTCACTTCCGACCACGGGACTGCGTTTATTTAATGCGGTATGTAATGCTATTCAGCCGTTTTTAATCAAACACGCGCTCGTTTTATCGGGCATGACGTTAACCGGGGCAACGCAGCATTTTGGTATGCTAACAGGGGTAGCGATGTCGATCGGCTTTTTTCCGGCTTTCTTTGCTCACTCTCTTTTAGTAGCACTCATACCTGCTGTATCTGAAGCTCATGCGAAAAATCAGGAAGAACAGCTTCAAAGACTTTTGACTCAAAGTATGCAAATGACATTTTTATATGGGATTCCGTCTATAGTGGCGATGTATTTCTTTGCTGAGCCGCTTACTAACTTGTTTTTTCATTCTACAGAAGCCGTGTACTATCTAAAGGCTTTATGGCCGTATTTTCTTTTTCACTTCTTTGCCGTCCCGCTTCAAGCTTATTTAATTGGACTCGGCTATGTAAAAGATGCTTTTTATCATACGATTTGGTCTCATATTGTCTCTTTTTCCCTGATGTTTTTCTTAGGATCACAAACAAATATTGGCATGCAGGGAATTATTATCGGGATGAACTGTGGCGTGGTTGTTTTGACCGTTCTGCATTATGTAACGATTTGCAAAGTCATTAACGTTTCCTTTTTTTCACTTAAGCATAAAACGCATTTATCTTAA
- a CDS encoding DMT family transporter, which produces MQKETREKIGLLLGVVGVICFSLTLPSTSVAVEYFGTTVAGLGRTAIAAILVAVILIVRKEKFPSLRQFKSLLIVALGAVLGFPLLTSWAMKSLPVSHGAVELALLPLATAGFAMFRGGERPSFKFWISSMIGSAAVIVYALHLGFGQLQFADAALLAAVLILGLSYAEGGVLARELGSWQVIAWAIIIGAPFFMIPVGLSITAEMLHAPLKAWVSLIYLSVVSQFLAYVAWYSGMAMGGIARVSQVQYLQPFLMILFAALFLGESITLFTLAIAIIVVFSVVLGKNASVSKKEVHPQKMMNKDA; this is translated from the coding sequence ATGCAAAAAGAAACGAGAGAGAAAATCGGCTTATTGTTAGGGGTAGTAGGCGTTATCTGTTTTAGCTTAACCCTTCCTTCTACAAGTGTTGCAGTCGAGTATTTCGGAACGACAGTCGCCGGTTTAGGAAGAACAGCTATAGCTGCTATCTTAGTAGCTGTGATATTGATTGTACGAAAAGAAAAATTTCCTTCTCTTCGCCAATTTAAAAGTCTGCTGATCGTTGCTTTAGGCGCAGTTTTAGGGTTTCCTCTGCTCACTTCCTGGGCAATGAAATCATTGCCTGTTTCTCACGGAGCGGTTGAACTCGCTCTTTTACCATTAGCCACAGCCGGTTTTGCGATGTTTAGAGGAGGTGAACGTCCTTCTTTCAAATTCTGGATATCAAGCATGATTGGTTCTGCAGCTGTTATCGTGTATGCTCTTCACCTCGGATTTGGTCAACTGCAGTTTGCCGATGCCGCTCTACTAGCAGCGGTGCTGATACTTGGACTGAGCTACGCAGAAGGAGGGGTGTTAGCAAGAGAATTAGGCAGCTGGCAGGTAATTGCTTGGGCCATTATCATCGGTGCGCCATTTTTTATGATTCCAGTGGGACTAAGCATTACAGCTGAAATGCTTCATGCGCCTTTAAAAGCGTGGGTTAGTTTGATTTATCTATCAGTCGTGAGTCAATTTTTAGCATACGTTGCTTGGTACAGCGGGATGGCTATGGGGGGAATAGCCAGAGTTAGCCAGGTTCAATATTTGCAGCCGTTTTTAATGATTCTGTTTGCAGCTCTATTTCTAGGCGAATCAATTACACTTTTTACTCTTGCTATAGCAATAATTGTTGTCTTTTCGGTTGTACTAGGCAAAAACGCCTCGGTATCAAAAAAAGAAGTGCATCCCCAGAAAATGATGAATAAAGACGCTTAA